The following coding sequences lie in one Megalodesulfovibrio gigas DSM 1382 = ATCC 19364 genomic window:
- a CDS encoding sigma-54-dependent transcriptional regulator, with translation MARILIVDDDEITSMALAQVMREEGHTVHTEFVLESGLARAAAVPVDIVFLDVLLPDGNGLEWLPRFMALPSSPLMIIITTAGDPNGAELAIRNGAWNYLQKPCSAQMVQLSLRQALAYREKALAPQPVERGLIVGSSPQLAKCIKEMSLAASSHVNVLVYGETGVGKDLFVRALHQNSTVLNGPFITVDCSALHPAIAVSELFGHKKGSFTSAVSTNQGLVQQAHGGTLFLDEISELDLETQKLLLRVLETRQFRPLGEHREAQSDFRCVCASNKDLAAMVEQGLFRKDLFFRIREATIHLPPLRERLADVPELVAFFLARACTQNKLTMKTVSPDLMRMFCAYSWPGNVRELHHVVRAMVSSAQTDEVIMPWHVPLELRALLIRSTVRGRTPAQAPFPTIAPATTAADANWKTYRAEAMAQVERAYFHGLVEHCHGDFSRMLAVSGLSQAQLYRMLHKHGLAARPKRAAPTPGSSAH, from the coding sequence ATGGCCAGGATTCTGATTGTTGATGATGACGAAATCACCAGCATGGCGCTTGCACAAGTCATGCGAGAGGAAGGGCACACGGTGCATACCGAATTCGTCCTGGAGAGCGGGCTTGCCAGAGCCGCCGCTGTCCCTGTGGACATCGTGTTCCTGGATGTGCTGCTTCCGGATGGCAATGGCCTGGAGTGGCTGCCCAGATTTATGGCCCTGCCTTCCAGCCCGTTGATGATCATCATCACCACCGCCGGGGACCCCAACGGCGCAGAGCTGGCCATCCGCAACGGCGCCTGGAACTATCTGCAAAAGCCCTGCTCCGCCCAGATGGTCCAACTGAGTCTCCGGCAGGCCCTTGCCTATCGGGAAAAGGCCCTGGCGCCGCAACCCGTGGAACGCGGGCTGATTGTGGGCTCCAGTCCGCAACTTGCCAAATGCATCAAGGAAATGTCGCTTGCGGCCAGCAGCCATGTGAATGTGCTGGTGTACGGGGAAACAGGCGTGGGCAAGGATCTCTTTGTCAGGGCCTTGCACCAGAACAGCACCGTATTGAACGGCCCGTTCATCACCGTGGATTGCTCGGCCTTGCATCCGGCCATCGCGGTAAGCGAGCTTTTTGGACACAAGAAAGGCTCCTTCACCAGCGCCGTGTCTACCAACCAAGGCCTTGTGCAACAGGCCCACGGGGGGACGCTGTTTCTGGATGAAATAAGCGAATTGGATTTGGAGACGCAAAAACTGCTGCTCCGCGTGCTGGAAACCCGCCAGTTCCGGCCCTTGGGAGAACATCGAGAGGCGCAGAGCGATTTTCGATGCGTCTGCGCCAGCAACAAGGACCTTGCGGCCATGGTGGAGCAAGGCTTGTTCCGCAAGGATCTGTTCTTTCGCATTCGGGAAGCCACCATCCACCTGCCCCCGCTGCGGGAGCGGCTCGCCGATGTGCCGGAGCTGGTGGCGTTTTTTCTGGCCCGCGCCTGCACGCAGAACAAGCTGACCATGAAGACCGTATCGCCCGATCTGATGCGCATGTTTTGCGCGTACAGTTGGCCGGGGAATGTGCGGGAACTGCATCATGTGGTCCGGGCCATGGTCTCGTCCGCCCAAACGGATGAGGTGATCATGCCCTGGCACGTGCCCCTGGAGCTGCGCGCCCTGCTCATCCGCTCCACCGTGCGGGGCCGGACACCTGCGCAGGCCCCATTCCCCACCATCGCTCCCGCAACCACAGCGGCAGACGCGAACTGGAAGACCTACCGCGCCGAGGCCATGGCGCAGGTGGAGCGCGCCTATTTTCACGGCCTGGTGGAACACTGCCACGGCGACTTTTCCAGGATGCTGGCGGTCTCGGGGTTGAGCCAGGCGCAGCTGTACCGCATGCTGCACAAGCATGGCCTCGCCGCCCGCCCCAAACGCGCGGCCCCCACACCCGGCAGCTCCGCACACTGA
- a CDS encoding DUF3309 domain-containing protein: MALSTILIIVLVLALLGMIPVWPHSRSWGYGPGGILGVILVVVLILFLMGKI; this comes from the coding sequence ATGGCATTATCTACAATTCTCATCATCGTTCTGGTGCTCGCATTGCTCGGCATGATTCCCGTGTGGCCGCATAGCCGATCCTGGGGCTATGGCCCTGGTGGCATACTGGGGGTCATTCTGGTGGTGGTGCTTATTCTGTTCCTGATGGGAAAAATCTAA
- a CDS encoding CheR family methyltransferase: MTATESKAAITPPALLVGLGASAGGLDALSVFLDALATLEDARRWAFFIVQHQSPEAGKDVFTSLLSKHTSLAVVLAEDGMHIAAGVVHVAPPDKRMALFDGRIQLEPREVGGGMAIDHFLLSLAQEANGRVAAVILSGSNTDGVKGCRAVSETGGLVLAQTPASAAFDTMPRSIIDANLADDILPPAELPVRIAAFAKKLDMAPGSVTVREAVLPSSDRDKVLMLIKSKSKQDFSLYKDNTVNRRIMRRMHVHHIETLKEYVAFLRGNAEESRALFKDMLISVTNFFRDAEAFETLKELLRERLPTLGREQFRAWTPGCATGEEAYSVAIIVRELLDELGLGLQVVIYATDLDDAAISKARAGVFPESIAADLGEARTQRFFVSQEGRLKAKSEIRDMLVFAVQNVIQDPPFSSLDLICCRNLLMYLKAQAQEKVLAQFQYSLRPRGLFMLGSSESVSSLAEPFQELHKKHRIFERKSHGAQAAHAIAGDVNGHWDAARAEALVNMPMATSTQGHGTNTRQIAERLLLAASCPPSLLVSKTGEVLYIHGRTGRYLELREGLLTTNVLDMARQGLRFDLATAINAASVKNQPQVRHAVKVIGHEQEEFVDILVSPVQVPEWGETCCVITFTAIPAPRSISTAEMDTVHEDIFRLRITDLEGSLQQLREDMQSVVEEYEAANEELKSANEELQSTNEELKSTNEELETAKEELQSINEEQSTLNAELQGKNEELAHIGDDMANLLTSTRIATLFLDRELRIKRFTPAMRRIMALRPGDLDRPVQEIALHLEYKDLESDVHNVLTDLNTLTRELKGTQGDWYQLRINPYRTLGDVIVGVVATFNDITQLKHSEMEAEAARALAESIIQTVREPLLVLDAQLVVQSANKAFYIAFKTTPADVVGVALPQLGQGQWNVPALLSLAHEALSKGTEVRDQPLPHVFPSIGPLTLRISVRPILVAGRPSLLLLAVSGENMQS, translated from the coding sequence ATGACAGCTACTGAAAGCAAAGCCGCCATCACCCCCCCTGCTCTGCTGGTGGGCCTTGGAGCCTCCGCCGGGGGGCTGGACGCCCTGAGCGTGTTTCTGGACGCCCTGGCCACGTTGGAAGATGCCCGGCGCTGGGCGTTTTTTATTGTCCAGCATCAGTCCCCTGAGGCCGGCAAGGACGTGTTCACGTCGCTGCTCAGCAAGCATACGTCGTTGGCGGTGGTGCTGGCCGAGGATGGCATGCACATTGCCGCGGGCGTGGTCCATGTGGCTCCCCCGGACAAGCGCATGGCCCTGTTCGACGGGCGAATTCAGCTGGAGCCGCGAGAGGTTGGCGGCGGCATGGCCATCGACCATTTTTTGCTCAGCCTGGCCCAGGAGGCGAACGGGCGCGTGGCGGCAGTGATACTGTCCGGGTCCAATACAGACGGCGTCAAAGGGTGCAGGGCCGTGAGTGAGACGGGCGGACTGGTGCTGGCGCAGACTCCGGCCTCGGCTGCATTCGACACCATGCCCCGCAGCATCATCGACGCCAATCTGGCAGACGACATCCTGCCCCCGGCCGAACTGCCCGTTCGCATTGCCGCCTTTGCCAAGAAGCTGGATATGGCCCCGGGATCAGTAACCGTGCGCGAAGCCGTGCTGCCATCCAGCGACCGGGACAAGGTGCTGATGCTCATCAAAAGCAAAAGCAAGCAGGATTTTTCCCTATATAAGGATAATACCGTCAATCGACGGATCATGCGGCGCATGCACGTGCACCACATTGAGACCCTCAAGGAATACGTGGCGTTTCTGCGTGGCAATGCCGAGGAGTCCCGGGCGCTCTTCAAGGACATGCTCATCAGCGTCACCAACTTTTTTCGGGATGCGGAGGCGTTCGAGACGCTCAAAGAGCTGCTGCGCGAGCGCCTGCCCACCCTGGGGCGCGAGCAGTTCCGGGCCTGGACGCCAGGCTGCGCCACCGGGGAAGAGGCGTATTCCGTGGCCATCATCGTCCGGGAACTGCTCGATGAACTGGGCCTGGGCCTGCAGGTGGTCATCTACGCCACAGACCTGGATGACGCCGCCATCAGCAAGGCCAGGGCCGGGGTATTTCCGGAAAGCATCGCCGCGGACCTGGGCGAGGCCCGGACACAACGATTTTTTGTCTCCCAGGAGGGCAGACTCAAAGCCAAGAGCGAAATCCGGGACATGCTGGTGTTTGCCGTACAGAATGTCATTCAGGATCCGCCGTTTTCCAGCCTGGATCTCATTTGCTGCCGCAATCTGCTCATGTACCTCAAGGCCCAGGCACAGGAAAAAGTGCTGGCGCAGTTCCAGTACAGCTTGCGGCCACGCGGGTTGTTCATGCTCGGCTCGTCGGAAAGCGTGTCCAGTCTGGCGGAACCATTTCAGGAGCTGCACAAAAAGCACCGCATTTTTGAGCGCAAGTCTCATGGCGCGCAGGCCGCCCACGCCATTGCAGGCGATGTGAACGGCCACTGGGACGCCGCCAGGGCCGAGGCGCTGGTGAACATGCCCATGGCCACCAGCACCCAGGGGCACGGCACCAACACACGACAAATTGCCGAGCGCCTGCTGCTTGCCGCAAGTTGTCCGCCCTCGCTACTGGTCTCGAAAACAGGCGAGGTGCTGTATATTCACGGCCGCACGGGCCGATATCTGGAACTTCGGGAAGGCCTGCTCACCACCAACGTGCTGGACATGGCCCGGCAAGGCCTGCGCTTTGACCTCGCCACGGCCATCAACGCAGCATCGGTCAAGAATCAGCCCCAGGTGCGGCATGCCGTCAAGGTGATTGGGCATGAGCAGGAAGAGTTTGTGGATATTCTCGTCAGTCCCGTGCAGGTGCCGGAGTGGGGAGAGACCTGTTGCGTCATCACCTTCACCGCGATTCCTGCCCCACGAAGCATTTCCACTGCAGAAATGGACACGGTCCATGAAGACATTTTCCGCCTGCGCATCACGGATCTGGAGGGTTCGTTGCAGCAGTTGCGCGAAGATATGCAGTCTGTTGTCGAAGAATATGAGGCAGCCAACGAGGAATTGAAATCTGCCAATGAGGAATTGCAGTCCACCAATGAGGAGCTGAAAAGTACCAACGAGGAGCTGGAAACCGCCAAGGAGGAGCTGCAGTCCATCAACGAGGAGCAAAGCACCCTGAACGCGGAGCTGCAGGGCAAGAACGAGGAGCTGGCGCATATTGGGGACGACATGGCCAACCTGCTCACCAGCACGCGCATTGCCACGCTGTTTCTGGACAGAGAATTGCGCATCAAACGCTTCACCCCGGCCATGCGGCGAATCATGGCCCTGCGCCCCGGAGACCTGGACCGGCCGGTGCAGGAAATCGCCCTGCACCTGGAATACAAAGATCTAGAAAGCGACGTGCACAACGTACTGACCGATCTGAATACCCTGACACGGGAGCTCAAGGGCACCCAGGGGGACTGGTATCAGTTGCGCATCAACCCGTATCGGACGCTGGGCGACGTCATCGTGGGCGTGGTGGCCACCTTCAACGACATCACCCAGCTTAAGCACAGCGAGATGGAGGCGGAGGCAGCGCGGGCGTTGGCGGAATCCATCATCCAGACTGTCCGGGAGCCGTTGTTGGTGCTGGATGCACAGCTGGTGGTGCAGTCGGCGAACAAGGCGTTTTACATCGCCTTCAAAACGACGCCCGCAGATGTGGTGGGCGTGGCCCTGCCGCAGCTCGGGCAAGGGCAGTGGAACGTGCCGGCGTTGCTGTCCCTGGCGCACGAGGCCCTGAGCAAGGGCACCGAAGTTCGGGACCAGCCCCTGCCCCACGTGTTTCCCAGCATTGGCCCGCTGACCCTGCGCATAAGCGTACGGCCCATTTTGGTTGCAGGCCGTCCCTCTCTGCTCCTGCTCGCCGTTTCGGGTGAGAATATGCAATCTTGA
- a CDS encoding BON domain-containing protein, which translates to MVDGDTGGVVTLRGNVDSMAQKDLTTEYARDVEGVTKVNNEMTVSAMNKKPAESTVVEKVGALLEAVDDASITALVKTTLRYHRSTSALKPTVETHEGIVSMQGNATTAAQKDLATKLVSDLHGVKKVVNNMTVE; encoded by the coding sequence ATGGTGGATGGCGACACTGGTGGAGTTGTCACATTGCGCGGCAATGTGGACAGCATGGCGCAAAAGGATCTGACAACCGAGTATGCCCGCGATGTTGAAGGCGTTACAAAAGTCAACAACGAAATGACCGTGTCTGCCATGAACAAAAAGCCGGCAGAATCTACGGTGGTGGAGAAGGTTGGGGCCCTGTTGGAGGCCGTGGACGACGCGTCCATTACTGCGCTGGTCAAGACCACGCTGCGTTACCATCGTTCCACAAGCGCGCTCAAGCCCACAGTGGAGACGCATGAAGGGATCGTCTCCATGCAGGGGAACGCAACGACTGCAGCCCAAAAGGATCTGGCCACCAAGTTGGTGAGCGATCTCCATGGGGTGAAGAAGGTCGTCAACAACATGACCGTCGAATAA
- a CDS encoding CsbD family protein, with product MKESTKNAVQGKLHQVRGNIKETVGTIVKNVDLEAEGKAEIINGTIQEHLGKIEKELGR from the coding sequence ATGAAAGAGAGCACCAAGAATGCAGTGCAAGGAAAGTTGCATCAGGTTCGCGGCAACATCAAGGAAACCGTCGGCACCATCGTCAAGAACGTGGACCTTGAGGCCGAAGGCAAGGCCGAGATCATCAACGGAACAATCCAGGAACATCTTGGGAAGATAGAGAAGGAACTGGGCAGATAG